The DNA region CCGAATGAATATCATCCTTCACACAATAAGCATGAATAAATATTGAATAGGTAAAAGCATCTGGTTTAAGCCCCACAGACCTCATTTTTACGAACAACTCATAGGCCTCATCCATTTTTCCTGCCTTGGAAAATGACTCCAAAATGCTGTTACAAGCTAACACATCGATCGAAAAACCTCTCTCAagcatttcatcgaacagtttACGCGCCTCAACTACTTCCCCTAAATCTCCCCATCCCCTAAGCATAATGCTATACGATTTCACACTCAACGCGCATTCATCCTTAACTCTATCGAAAAACTATTTCGCTTCTTTCATATGTTTTCTTTTACACAATGCAAGCAAAAGCTGATCAACATCAACTACACTAGATGTAATTCCAAAATCAACCATTTTATCAAAACTCCTAATTGCATCAACAGGCAAATTAGCTCTACTATAACATCTAAAAACAACCCAAAAAATATCTCGACTAAATTCGCAAGATTTGTTTCTTTTTACCTCAACAAGAAAATCCCATAACAAGGGAAACTGTTTGCTACTTCCTAATATATGAACTGGGAATGTGATAGCTTTCTTTACTATGATTAAAATCGGGTAATTTCTGTGCCCATATGAAGAATCTATGAGAAGAAAATCCAAGATTTTTGCAACGTTTAAGGACTTGTTCAATTAAAAAACATTAGGCATACCTCAAATGATTGGCTGTGGACGCGATGGCGATGGCGACGGCGGTACTGATTAGGGACGGTGGCGACGGTGACGAAAGTACTGATTAGGGATGGCGGCGACGGTGACGACCTGCAATGATAGTGATATCGACGACGTATTATTagggttagagagagagagaggggggagtGAAAACGTGATTGGGAAAGAGAGAAGGGTTTATTAATTTGAGTctgttttaatttaat from Lycium barbarum isolate Lr01 chromosome 10, ASM1917538v2, whole genome shotgun sequence includes:
- the LOC132614415 gene encoding pentatricopeptide repeat-containing protein At1g52640, mitochondrial-like translates to MLRGWGDLGEVVEARKLFDEMLERGFSIDVLACNSILESFSKAGKMDEAYELFVKMRVLDRMKRVILKGTTNIDGRRKEE